A stretch of Anolis sagrei isolate rAnoSag1 chromosome X, rAnoSag1.mat, whole genome shotgun sequence DNA encodes these proteins:
- the FAM167B gene encoding protein FAM167B yields MALVRFKELGEEDPNPEEEDLDSVKALAAKLKLQTRRPSYLEWKAHVQSPSWRDSLRTWPEKQSQGAMGTEEGHLTPPKKAVCGFPSIEEAFEWLRAELRAMQAVDHSLARQLMSLRAQIHRLKVEQACHQHKEMLDDATFELEGCEEDSDLLCNIPPKMAFLLSTPLKHIGLTRMNINARRFSLC; encoded by the exons ATGGCTCTGGTGAGGTTCAAGGAACTGGGGGAAGAGGACCCGAACCCGGAGGAAGAGGACCTCGACAGTGTCAAGGCCTTGGCGGCAAAGCTGAAGCTACAGACACGGCGACCCTCCTATTTGGAGTGGAAGGCCCATGTGCAAAGCCCCTCCTGGAGGGACAGCCTCAGGACCTGGCCTGAGAAACAAAGCCAAGGGGCCATGGGGACCGAGGAAGGCCACCTAACCCCACCAAAGAAGGCTGTCTGTGGGTTCCCCAGCATTGAAGAGGCCTTTGAGTGGCTCCGGGCAGAACTG cGGGCCATGCAGGCGGTGGACCACTCTCTGGCCCGGCAGCTGATGTCCCTCCGGGCCCAGATCCACCGGCTGAAGGTGGAGCAGGCCTGCCACCAGCACAAGGAGATGCTGGACGATGCCACCTTTGAGCTGGAAGGCTGCGAGGAGGACTCTGACCTGCTCTGCAACATCCCCCCCAAGATGGCCTTCCTCCTCTCCACCCCACTCAAGCACATCGGACTCACGCGCATGAACATCAATGCCCGGCGGTTCTCCCTTTGCTGA